One window of Komagataeibacter xylinus genomic DNA carries:
- a CDS encoding MoaD/ThiS family protein, which produces MPNIELQYFAQLQDEVGRAHERRHTSAPTAAALYDELRAAYGFALAPACMRVAINAAFAPWEQPLGEGDHVVFIPPVTGG; this is translated from the coding sequence ATGCCCAACATAGAGTTACAGTATTTCGCCCAGCTTCAGGATGAAGTCGGACGGGCACACGAAAGACGGCACACATCGGCCCCGACGGCCGCCGCACTGTATGATGAACTCCGTGCTGCATACGGCTTTGCGCTGGCGCCCGCCTGCATGCGTGTTGCGATCAACGCTGCCTTCGCCCCGTGGGAGCAGCCTCTGGGCGAAGGTGATCATGTTGTCTTCATACCACCGGTGACAGGCGGATGA
- a CDS encoding molybdenum cofactor biosynthesis protein MoaE, with the protein MSDFIMADAPVDISALRRALMVPEAGGFCSFEGWVRETNEGQTVSGIDYNAFVPLALTEGQAIVQEVKQRFAICRATAMHRTGYLPVGETAVWIGVSAAHRDAAFSACRYIIDEIKQRVPIWKKEHYASGEVGWVPCHTL; encoded by the coding sequence ATGAGCGACTTCATCATGGCGGATGCGCCGGTTGACATCAGCGCCCTGCGCAGGGCGCTGATGGTTCCTGAAGCAGGCGGATTCTGTTCTTTTGAGGGATGGGTCAGGGAGACAAACGAAGGTCAGACCGTGTCCGGCATCGATTACAATGCGTTCGTTCCACTGGCGCTGACGGAAGGGCAGGCCATCGTGCAGGAGGTGAAACAGCGTTTTGCCATCTGCCGTGCAACCGCCATGCATCGGACTGGGTACCTGCCGGTCGGTGAAACGGCAGTATGGATTGGTGTCTCCGCTGCCCATCGCGATGCGGCTTTTAGTGCCTGCCGTTACATCATTGATGAAATCAAGCAGCGCGTTCCGATCTGGAAAAAGGAGCATTATGCGAGCGGTGAGGTCGGATGGGTGCCGTGCCACACCCTCTGA
- the fdhD gene encoding formate dehydrogenase accessory sulfurtransferase FdhD yields MSTLFYSLDVSALSCPDENFSLNVAEEVPVSLLFNGIFPYGTMMMTPADLEDFAHGYCITEQIVGSVADIRSVNIVAAEDGLTLDIFIRGRALTRLMRRNVRMQTGHSSCGICGSETVPEYDAVAAAPLGEGPSLSVTAIRNALHELRKWQTLNAATRMVHAAAWANNNGNIHMIREDVGRHNALDKLIGVRASHPDVFHEGFCLLTSRYSFEMALKTVRAGIAVVVAISAPTYRAFRTAEKMNQTLIAIARQDEQTLFCGGRRLTGLYPTS; encoded by the coding sequence ATGTCCACTCTTTTTTACTCGCTAGATGTCAGTGCCCTGTCCTGTCCGGATGAGAACTTCAGCCTGAACGTGGCAGAAGAAGTACCGGTCAGCCTCCTGTTCAACGGGATCTTTCCGTATGGCACGATGATGATGACGCCTGCAGATCTGGAGGACTTCGCCCATGGATACTGTATAACCGAACAGATCGTCGGTTCAGTCGCAGATATTCGTTCGGTGAACATTGTAGCAGCGGAAGACGGTCTGACCCTTGATATTTTTATAAGGGGCAGGGCGCTGACGCGGCTCATGCGCCGTAATGTCCGCATGCAGACAGGGCATTCGAGTTGTGGCATATGCGGCAGTGAGACTGTACCGGAATATGACGCTGTAGCAGCAGCCCCGTTGGGGGAGGGGCCATCCCTATCGGTAACAGCAATACGCAATGCATTGCATGAACTGCGGAAGTGGCAGACGCTGAACGCGGCGACACGGATGGTCCACGCCGCTGCATGGGCGAATAATAACGGCAATATTCACATGATCCGGGAGGACGTGGGCCGACATAATGCGCTTGATAAACTGATTGGTGTGCGTGCGAGCCACCCCGACGTTTTCCACGAGGGTTTCTGTCTGCTGACAAGCCGGTATTCGTTTGAGATGGCGCTCAAGACAGTGCGGGCCGGTATTGCCGTCGTGGTCGCGATTTCCGCCCCGACGTATCGCGCCTTCCGTACCGCTGAAAAGATGAACCAGACCCTAATTGCCATTGCGCGACAGGACGAGCAGACGCTGTTCTGCGGCGGCAGGCGTCTTACGGGATTGTATCCCACATCCTGA